A window of Apium graveolens cultivar Ventura chromosome 8, ASM990537v1, whole genome shotgun sequence contains these coding sequences:
- the LOC141679652 gene encoding uncharacterized protein LOC141679652 gives MGLGGSWIDPIKAYIQTGWLPNDVMKARKLVVRALRYSLIDGILYKRFYVVPYLRCLRPDEARLALEEVHEASRDANFYKFRHSLRHVGNGHSCALSHVTSYGIPRILITDNGTQFNNEEFRKCCGENEIELRFTSVAYPQANGQPKVANRIILDGLK, from the exons ATGGGGCTTGGGGGatcatggatagatcctattaaggcttATATCCAAACCGGCTGGCTCCCGAATGATGTGATGAAAGCACGAAAGTTGGTTGTgcgagcactaaggtactctttgatcGATGGAATTCTATACAAGAGATTTTATGTGGTTCCTTACCTTAGATGCCTTAGGCCCGATGAGGCGCGATTGGcccttgaagaagtacatgaag CCTCCCGAGATGCTAACTTCTATAAATTCCGCCATTCCCttcgccatgtggggaatggacatTCTTGTGCCCTTTCCCATGTCACATC aTATGGAATTCCTCGCATCTTGAtaaccgataatggaacacaattcaataatgaggaatttaGGAAGTGCTGCGGAGAGAATGAGATTGAATTGCGGTTCACTTCCGTAGCCTACCCTCAAGCCAATGGGCAACCGAAAGTGGCAAATCGGATTATCTTAGATGGGTTAAAGTAA